A genome region from Deltaproteobacteria bacterium includes the following:
- the miaA gene encoding tRNA (adenosine(37)-N6)-dimethylallyltransferase MiaA: MSPPPPPAPLPPVVVVTGPTAAGKTAVAIELALRFGGEIVNADSVQVYRFLDIGTAKPSLAERARVPHHLLDVVRPDEPYDAGRYASDARAAAAAIHGRGAAVFLVGGTGLYIRAFLEGLLRDAPADPGLRAELEVEAARAAAQGDPHRLHRRLAALDPEAGRAIHPHDLRRVVRGLELLERTGRPPSALRAAHRFADRPFRVLHLVLDPGVAALDARIDARAEAMIEAGLLRECRWLRAQGYGPELRPLQAIGYRHLMPVVDGLETLAGALVEMRRDTRRFARRQRTWLRAVPGAEWVHPDEQAAIEKRVEEFLAAGPGA, from the coding sequence ATGTCGCCCCCGCCCCCGCCCGCGCCGCTGCCGCCCGTCGTGGTCGTGACCGGCCCGACGGCGGCCGGCAAGACCGCCGTCGCGATCGAGCTCGCCCTGCGCTTCGGCGGCGAGATCGTGAACGCCGACTCGGTGCAGGTCTACCGCTTCCTCGACATCGGCACCGCCAAGCCGAGCCTCGCCGAGCGCGCGCGGGTGCCCCATCACCTGCTCGACGTGGTGCGGCCCGACGAGCCCTACGACGCCGGCCGCTACGCGAGCGACGCCCGGGCCGCGGCGGCCGCGATCCACGGCCGCGGAGCGGCGGTGTTCCTGGTGGGCGGCACCGGCCTCTACATCCGCGCCTTCCTGGAAGGCCTGCTGCGCGACGCGCCGGCGGATCCCGGGCTGCGCGCCGAGCTCGAGGTCGAGGCCGCCCGCGCCGCGGCACAGGGCGATCCGCACCGCCTGCACCGCCGGCTCGCCGCCCTCGATCCCGAGGCGGGCCGCGCGATCCATCCCCACGACCTGCGGCGGGTGGTGCGCGGCCTCGAGCTCCTCGAGCGGACCGGACGGCCGCCTTCGGCGCTGCGCGCCGCGCACCGCTTCGCGGACCGCCCGTTCCGCGTGCTCCACCTGGTCCTCGACCCCGGCGTGGCGGCGCTCGACGCGCGCATCGACGCGCGCGCCGAGGCGATGATCGAGGCCGGGCTCCTGCGCGAGTGCCGCTGGCTGCGCGCGCAGGGCTACGGGCCCGAGCTGCGGCCGTTGCAGGCGATCGGCTATCGCCACCTGATGCCGGTCGTGGACGGCCTCGAGACGCTCGCGGGGGCGCTCGTCGAGATGCGGCGCGACACGCGGCGCTTCGCGCGCCGCCAGCGCACGTGGCTCCGCGCCGTCCCCGGCGCCGAGTGGGTGCACCCGGACGAGCAGGCCGCGATCGAGAAGCGGGTGGAGGAGTTCCTGGCAGCCGGGCCCGGCGCCTGA
- the mutL gene encoding DNA mismatch repair endonuclease MutL, whose protein sequence is MPGTPQEQPGEAPAGAGQGGRVHRLPDALVDQIAAGEVVERPASVVKELVENALDAGATRLRIDVREGGAALVAVSDDGAGMTPEDARLALERHATSKIGSAEDLARIATFGFRGEALPAIASVSRLRLRTRARGAPAGFEIEIEGGKRTGERAAGVPEGTRVEVADLFYNVPARRKFLKTAATEWSHVADWLARAALALPAVHFDLRRDERPALSWPAVAEPLDRIAAVLSEREAEGLVALSAQDGALRLTGFASRPDAHRPTAAGLYLFVQRRPVRDRLLRHALLDAYRDVLPRGRFPSAVLFLDLPPQAVDVNVHPAKWEVRFAEPNAVHRLVSRAVREALGGRRWIAVAQGAEAPAAGPVAAPAATPAPPLVREGASDWIFAGRPPAAVGLPAAADPVGTPRLRFTDLPLLGQLLATYLLLEAPDGLVLVDQHAAHERVLFERLRAGFRERAVPRQALLLPVTVELPPGRAARVSEAGLERIGFDVEPFGEGVLAVRAIPAELSGHDPASLLREVADQLGAGAGDLRAPEAVDRLFASLACHAARRAGDRLDPREQRALLAALDAIPWAPTCPHGRPVAVPLSRAELERRFARS, encoded by the coding sequence TTGCCGGGAACCCCGCAGGAGCAGCCCGGGGAGGCGCCGGCCGGGGCAGGGCAGGGGGGCCGGGTCCATCGGCTGCCCGACGCCCTGGTGGACCAGATCGCGGCCGGGGAGGTGGTCGAGCGGCCCGCTTCGGTCGTGAAGGAGCTCGTCGAGAACGCCCTCGACGCCGGGGCGACCCGGCTCCGGATCGACGTCCGGGAGGGGGGCGCCGCGCTGGTGGCGGTGAGCGACGACGGGGCCGGGATGACGCCCGAGGACGCCCGGCTCGCGCTCGAGCGCCACGCCACGAGCAAGATCGGCTCCGCGGAGGATCTCGCCCGCATCGCGACCTTCGGGTTCCGGGGCGAGGCGCTGCCCGCGATCGCCTCGGTCTCGCGGCTGCGGCTGCGCACGCGGGCGCGCGGCGCACCGGCCGGGTTCGAGATCGAGATCGAGGGTGGCAAGCGCACGGGCGAGCGGGCGGCCGGCGTGCCCGAGGGCACGCGCGTCGAGGTCGCCGACCTCTTCTACAACGTGCCCGCCCGGCGCAAGTTCCTGAAGACGGCGGCCACCGAGTGGAGCCACGTCGCCGACTGGCTCGCGCGCGCGGCGCTCGCCCTCCCGGCCGTCCACTTCGACCTGCGCCGCGACGAGCGCCCGGCCCTGAGCTGGCCCGCCGTGGCGGAGCCTCTCGACCGCATCGCCGCGGTGCTCTCGGAGCGCGAGGCCGAGGGCCTGGTCGCGCTCTCGGCGCAAGACGGCGCGCTGCGTCTGACGGGCTTCGCGTCGCGGCCGGACGCACATCGCCCGACCGCGGCAGGCCTGTACCTCTTCGTGCAGCGCCGGCCGGTGCGGGACCGGCTGCTGCGCCACGCCCTGCTCGACGCCTATCGCGACGTCCTGCCGCGCGGCCGCTTCCCCTCCGCCGTGCTCTTCCTCGACCTGCCGCCCCAGGCCGTCGACGTGAACGTGCACCCGGCCAAGTGGGAGGTGCGCTTCGCGGAGCCGAACGCGGTCCACCGGCTGGTGTCGCGCGCGGTGCGCGAGGCGCTCGGCGGGCGGCGCTGGATCGCGGTGGCGCAGGGCGCCGAGGCGCCGGCCGCCGGCCCCGTCGCGGCTCCGGCGGCGACGCCCGCTCCGCCGCTCGTTCGGGAGGGCGCCTCCGACTGGATCTTCGCCGGCCGTCCGCCCGCAGCCGTGGGGCTGCCGGCGGCTGCGGATCCTGTCGGGACGCCCCGGCTCCGCTTCACCGACCTCCCGCTCCTGGGACAGCTCCTCGCGACCTACCTGCTGCTCGAGGCGCCCGACGGGCTCGTGCTGGTCGACCAGCACGCCGCCCACGAACGGGTGCTCTTCGAACGGCTGCGCGCGGGCTTCCGCGAGCGGGCCGTGCCGCGCCAGGCGCTGCTCCTGCCCGTCACGGTCGAGCTCCCGCCGGGCCGGGCGGCCCGCGTCAGCGAGGCCGGGCTCGAGCGGATCGGCTTCGACGTCGAGCCCTTCGGCGAGGGCGTGCTCGCGGTGCGGGCGATCCCCGCCGAGCTCAGCGGGCACGATCCCGCCTCCCTCCTGCGCGAGGTCGCCGACCAGCTCGGGGCCGGTGCGGGCGACCTGCGCGCGCCCGAGGCCGTGGACCGCCTCTTCGCCTCGCTCGCCTGCCACGCTGCCCGCCGCGCGGGCGACCGCCTCGACCCGCGCGAGCAGCGCGCCCTGCTCGCGGCGCTCGACGCGATCCCTTGGGCGCCGACCTGCCCCCACGGCCGCCCCGTCGCGGTCCCCCTCTCGCGCGCCGAGCTCGAGCGCCGCTTCGCGCGCTCCTAG
- a CDS encoding sigma 54-interacting transcriptional regulator: protein MSEGATSQNAAAFGAIEAIEAIGTVDRGSGASAETPVLRRSGRRREDRIVVASGAAQRSIDRAILAARSTQPVLVTGAPGTGKSMLARAIHAWSADAAAPLETLACAAVPEPLQARELFGCTAGTYPALPGAHLGALERAAAGTLLLEGLDALAAGVRTALGRALAQGSFRPEGASEELALRTRVIATTDRDLGELPLGTPHQAVDLPPLAERREDVLPLAAHFLAQASAEAGVPAVGFTAEARTALLAEAWPGNVAELRERVRQAVRLTGGGAIPAEALMLAAPSEHVPSFREAKRAFEARYVETVLRLCDGNISQAARLARKDRKDFYDVIRRTGIDPAQFRR, encoded by the coding sequence ATGTCCGAGGGAGCAACCTCGCAGAACGCCGCGGCGTTCGGAGCGATCGAAGCGATCGAAGCGATCGGAACCGTGGATCGGGGTTCGGGAGCGAGCGCCGAGACGCCGGTCCTGCGGCGCTCGGGACGCCGTCGCGAGGACCGCATCGTGGTCGCGAGCGGTGCCGCGCAGCGCTCGATCGACCGCGCGATCCTCGCCGCCCGCAGCACGCAGCCCGTGCTGGTGACGGGCGCACCGGGCACTGGCAAGTCGATGCTGGCGCGCGCGATCCATGCCTGGAGCGCGGACGCCGCCGCGCCGCTCGAGACCCTCGCCTGCGCCGCGGTGCCGGAGCCGCTGCAGGCGCGCGAGCTCTTCGGCTGCACGGCGGGCACCTACCCGGCGTTGCCGGGCGCGCACCTGGGCGCCCTCGAGCGCGCCGCCGCCGGCACCCTGCTGCTGGAAGGCCTCGACGCGCTCGCGGCCGGAGTCCGCACCGCGCTCGGGCGCGCGCTCGCGCAGGGGTCGTTCCGCCCCGAAGGCGCGAGCGAGGAGCTGGCGCTGCGCACGCGCGTCATCGCCACCACCGACCGCGACCTCGGCGAGCTGCCGCTCGGCACGCCGCACCAGGCCGTGGACCTGCCGCCGCTCGCCGAGCGCCGCGAGGACGTGCTGCCGCTCGCCGCCCACTTCCTGGCGCAGGCCTCCGCCGAGGCGGGAGTCCCCGCGGTCGGCTTCACGGCGGAGGCGCGCACGGCGCTGCTCGCGGAGGCATGGCCGGGCAACGTCGCGGAGCTGCGCGAGCGGGTGCGCCAGGCCGTGCGCCTGACGGGTGGCGGCGCGATCCCGGCCGAGGCCCTGATGCTGGCGGCGCCGAGCGAACACGTCCCCTCCTTCCGCGAGGCGAAGCGCGCCTTCGAGGCCCGCTACGTGGAGACCGTGCTGCGCCTGTGCGACGGCAACATCAGCCAGGCCGCGCGCCTCGCGCGCAAGGACCGCAAGGACTTCTACGACGTGATCCGCCGGACCGGGATCGACCCGGCGCAGTTCCGCCGCTAG
- a CDS encoding carbon-nitrogen hydrolase family protein, with protein MRVAAVQMTSTDDVAANLAAARKHVADAAALGAGLVALPENFAFLRREGEPIPCAQGLDGEIAGTLRELAREHRIWLLGGTFPEAAGAEGRVHNTALAIDPEGRVAAVYRKIHLFDVDLSAQGGLVYRESDRVAPGAGIAHVETPFGGIGLSVCYDLRFPELYRALAARGVRFLAVPAAFARETGRDHWEVLLRARAIENQAFVIAAAQVGEHGGGRASYGRSMIVDPWGLVLARAPDVPGPIVAECRLEEQDRIRTALPALRHRRL; from the coding sequence GTGCGCGTCGCCGCCGTGCAGATGACCTCGACCGACGACGTCGCGGCGAACCTCGCCGCTGCGCGCAAGCACGTCGCCGACGCAGCGGCGCTCGGCGCGGGTCTCGTGGCGCTGCCCGAGAACTTCGCGTTCCTGCGCCGTGAAGGGGAGCCGATCCCGTGCGCGCAGGGGCTCGACGGCGAGATCGCGGGCACCCTGCGCGAGCTCGCGCGCGAGCACCGGATCTGGCTGCTCGGCGGCACCTTCCCGGAGGCGGCCGGCGCGGAGGGGCGTGTCCACAACACGGCCCTCGCGATCGATCCCGAGGGCCGGGTCGCGGCGGTGTATCGCAAGATCCACCTCTTCGACGTCGACCTCTCCGCCCAGGGCGGCCTCGTCTACCGCGAGTCCGATCGCGTCGCGCCGGGTGCCGGGATCGCGCACGTCGAGACGCCCTTCGGCGGGATCGGCCTGTCGGTCTGCTACGACCTGCGCTTCCCGGAGCTGTATCGCGCGCTCGCGGCACGCGGCGTTCGCTTCCTCGCCGTGCCCGCCGCGTTCGCGCGGGAGACCGGACGCGACCACTGGGAGGTCCTGCTCCGTGCCCGCGCGATCGAGAACCAGGCCTTCGTGATCGCCGCCGCGCAGGTCGGGGAGCACGGCGGCGGGCGCGCCAGCTACGGCCGCTCGATGATCGTGGACCCCTGGGGCCTCGTGCTGGCGCGTGCGCCCGACGTGCCGGGCCCGATCGTCGCCGAGTGCCGCCTCGAGGAGCAGGACCGCATCCGCACCGCCCTGCCCGCCCTGCGCCACCGCCGCCTGTAG
- a CDS encoding FHA domain-containing protein — protein sequence MVPPQPAATAATGRRAALLIRTGDFEGTRYELGFGETLIGRNPTTDITLLDEGASREHAIVLYDEEQERWSIEDLQSTNGTKVNGKRVRSHPLAPGDEIQIGHTRFEFVSE from the coding sequence ATGGTCCCGCCGCAACCCGCAGCGACAGCCGCGACCGGCCGCCGGGCCGCGCTGCTGATCCGCACCGGCGACTTCGAGGGCACGCGCTACGAGCTCGGCTTCGGCGAGACGCTGATCGGCCGCAATCCCACCACCGACATCACGCTGCTCGACGAGGGCGCGAGCCGCGAGCACGCGATCGTCCTCTACGACGAGGAACAGGAGCGCTGGTCGATCGAGGACCTCCAGTCCACCAACGGGACCAAGGTCAACGGCAAGCGCGTGCGCAGCCACCCGCTCGCCCCCGGTGACGAGATCCAGATCGGCCACACCCGCTTCGAGTTCGTCAGCGAGTAG
- a CDS encoding TIGR00730 family Rossman fold protein, whose protein sequence is MHDPRAKDTWTVFKIMGEFVEGFESLRPVWPAVSVFGGARVPPEHPYSIEAERVASALAKAGFSVITGGGPGIMEAANRGAREAGGQSIGLNIKLPWEQRANDHVGTSLLFDYFFVRKVMFVKYSCGFVGLPGGFGTLDEIFEAITLKQTGKMPPFPVVLFGRSFWAGLLEWLSEEPVRLGAIAASDLALFHVTDSPQEVADLVAEHFRSQPPAVPGGATR, encoded by the coding sequence GTGCACGATCCGCGCGCCAAGGACACCTGGACGGTCTTCAAGATCATGGGCGAGTTCGTGGAGGGCTTCGAATCCCTCCGGCCGGTCTGGCCCGCGGTGAGCGTCTTCGGCGGCGCGCGCGTGCCCCCGGAGCACCCCTACTCGATCGAGGCCGAGCGGGTGGCCTCCGCGCTCGCCAAGGCCGGCTTCTCGGTCATCACCGGCGGCGGGCCGGGGATCATGGAGGCCGCCAACCGGGGAGCGCGCGAGGCCGGCGGCCAGTCGATCGGGCTCAACATCAAGCTGCCCTGGGAGCAGCGCGCGAACGACCACGTCGGGACCAGCCTGCTCTTCGACTACTTCTTCGTGCGCAAGGTGATGTTCGTGAAGTACTCGTGCGGCTTCGTCGGGCTGCCCGGCGGCTTCGGCACCCTCGACGAGATCTTCGAGGCCATCACGCTCAAGCAGACCGGCAAGATGCCGCCGTTCCCGGTGGTGCTCTTCGGCCGCTCGTTCTGGGCGGGGCTGCTCGAGTGGCTGAGCGAGGAGCCCGTGCGGCTCGGTGCGATCGCCGCGAGCGATCTCGCCCTCTTCCACGTCACCGACTCACCGCAGGAGGTGGCCGACCTCGTCGCGGAGCACTTCCGCAGCCAGCCGCCTGCGGTCCCGGGCGGGGCTACTCGCTGA
- a CDS encoding CPBP family glutamic-type intramembrane protease, with translation MRSARKPSSYSLLFTYVLPYFAYVLALMLPETLLPRPWAYALAIGASAAGIARAWRWYVPLRGPRSPAGSVAAGLAAGVAGTALWLVIKAPFYEPGGEPWSPAAFWMRVLASTTVVAVFEEMLFRGLLLRLAVTWDRLRRAGAKEPLGDALHEHGPGDVEPGGWTVPALVLSSLAFASGHAPAEWPAATAYGLLMAGLWVWRKDLLSCVVAHGVTNFTLALWVRHTGQWSVW, from the coding sequence ATGCGCAGCGCCCGGAAGCCCAGCAGCTACTCGCTCCTGTTCACCTACGTGCTCCCCTATTTCGCCTACGTGCTCGCGCTCATGCTGCCCGAGACGCTGCTGCCCAGGCCCTGGGCCTACGCGCTCGCGATCGGCGCCAGCGCCGCCGGGATCGCCAGGGCCTGGCGCTGGTACGTGCCGCTGCGGGGGCCCCGCTCGCCGGCGGGGTCGGTCGCAGCCGGTCTCGCCGCGGGCGTCGCCGGGACGGCGCTCTGGCTCGTGATCAAGGCGCCCTTCTACGAGCCGGGCGGCGAGCCCTGGTCGCCGGCGGCCTTCTGGATGCGGGTGCTCGCCTCGACGACGGTCGTCGCGGTCTTCGAGGAGATGCTCTTCCGCGGCCTGCTCCTGCGCCTCGCCGTCACCTGGGACCGGCTGCGGCGCGCAGGTGCGAAGGAGCCCCTGGGCGATGCCCTCCACGAGCACGGTCCCGGCGACGTCGAGCCCGGGGGGTGGACGGTCCCCGCCCTCGTGCTCTCGTCGCTCGCCTTCGCGAGCGGTCATGCTCCCGCCGAATGGCCTGCGGCGACGGCCTACGGGCTCCTGATGGCGGGGCTCTGGGTCTGGCGGAAGGACCTGCTCTCGTGCGTCGTCGCGCACGGGGTCACGAACTTCACTCTGGCCCTGTGGGTACGACACACGGGACAGTGGTCGGTCTGGTGA
- the metH gene encoding methionine synthase, with translation MSHISLDALLRERILLLDGAMGTMVQRHGLSEADFRGERFRHHPRDLQGNNDLLTLTRPEVIRGIHEAYLAAGSDCIETNTFNATRISQADYGLEPVCYELNVAAARLAREAADAFGARTPERPRFVLGAIGPLNKTLSLSPDVNDPAFRALTFAEARDAYAEQVRGLVDGGVHALLVETIFDTLNAKAALFAIERVFTEKGARLPVLLSVTITDKSGRTLSGQTVEAFWISVAHARPLSVGINCALGAEDMRPYMEELSRVAGTFTSCYPNAGLPNAFGGYDETPEHMAALLAGFGREGWLNLAGGCCGTTPEHIAAIGAALRDVPPRAIPVIERLPRWSGLEPMVVRPDSNFVMVGERTNVTGSKQFAKLVRAGDHQAALAVALDQVRGGANVLDVNMDEAMLDSEQAMETFLKLLASEPEAARIPVMVDSSKWSVIEAGLQCLQGKSIVNSISLKEGEADFLAKAALVRSYGAAAVVMAFDEQGQADTAERKVAICQRAYRLLTEQAGFEPTDILFDPNIFAVATGIEEHNQYALAFLEATRRIRATCPGALVSGGVSNLSFSFRGNDVVREAMHSAFLFHAIRAGMDMGIVNAGQLVVYEDIPKELLEHVEDVLFDRRPDATERLVELAARVKGKGKQRELDLSWRERPVEERLVHALVHGVTDWIEADAEEARQKLGRPLHVIEGPLMDGMGVVGDLFGAGKMFLPQVVKSARAMKRAVAYLTPFMEAEQTELRSAGKIVMATVKGDVHDIGKNIVGVVLGCNGYEIVDLGVMVPADRILDAAAAEGADAIGLSGLITPSLDEMVRVGQEMDRRGLALPLLIGGATTSKQHTAVKIAPAYSGPTVHVLDASRAVGVVASLLDPQGRDAFLAQTRSEQERLRRVHGAGAARPLVPWAEARRRGAALAFGPEQVALPERFGTRLVGDPDLREIASWIDWTFFFHAWELPGKYPQILDHPEKGPAARELFANGRALLDRIVAEKLLTARGVFGFWPANRDGEDVVLWTDASRRHERARFPMLRQQRQPAGSDTKPLLSLADFVAPVESGVVDCVGAFAVTAGIGADELAQRFEREHDDYQAILVKALADRLAESFAEWLHARARREWGYGRDEALPLTDLIAERYRGIRPAMGYPACPDHTEKFRLFELLDAPALGITLSETGAMLPGASVSGLYFAHPDAHYFTVGRIGRDQVEDYAARKGMTVAEVERWLAPNLGYEPA, from the coding sequence ATGAGCCACATCTCCCTCGACGCCCTCCTCCGCGAACGGATCCTGCTCCTCGACGGCGCCATGGGGACGATGGTGCAGCGCCACGGGCTCAGCGAGGCCGACTTCCGGGGCGAGCGCTTCCGCCACCATCCCCGCGACCTCCAGGGCAACAACGACCTGCTGACCCTGACCCGGCCCGAGGTGATCCGCGGGATCCACGAGGCCTACCTCGCGGCCGGCAGCGACTGCATCGAGACCAACACCTTCAACGCCACCCGCATCTCGCAGGCCGACTACGGGCTCGAGCCGGTCTGCTACGAGCTGAACGTCGCCGCCGCGCGCCTCGCCCGCGAGGCCGCCGACGCCTTCGGCGCGCGCACGCCCGAGCGGCCGCGCTTCGTGCTCGGCGCGATCGGCCCGCTCAACAAGACGCTCTCGCTCTCGCCCGACGTGAACGACCCCGCGTTCCGCGCGCTCACCTTCGCGGAGGCCCGCGACGCCTACGCCGAGCAGGTGCGCGGCCTCGTCGACGGCGGCGTCCACGCCCTGCTGGTCGAGACGATCTTCGACACGCTGAACGCCAAGGCCGCGCTGTTCGCGATCGAGCGCGTGTTCACCGAGAAGGGCGCGCGGCTCCCGGTCCTGCTCTCGGTGACGATCACCGACAAGAGCGGGCGCACGCTCTCCGGGCAGACCGTCGAGGCCTTCTGGATCTCGGTGGCCCACGCCCGCCCGCTCAGCGTCGGCATCAACTGTGCCCTCGGCGCCGAGGACATGCGGCCCTACATGGAGGAGCTGTCGCGAGTCGCCGGCACCTTCACGAGCTGCTACCCGAACGCGGGCCTGCCGAATGCCTTCGGGGGCTACGACGAGACCCCCGAGCACATGGCCGCCCTGCTCGCCGGGTTCGGCCGCGAGGGCTGGCTGAACCTGGCCGGCGGCTGCTGCGGCACCACCCCCGAGCACATCGCGGCGATCGGCGCGGCGCTGCGCGACGTGCCGCCGCGCGCGATCCCCGTGATCGAGCGGCTCCCGCGCTGGAGCGGGCTCGAGCCGATGGTGGTCCGCCCGGACTCCAACTTCGTGATGGTCGGCGAGCGCACCAACGTCACCGGCTCCAAGCAGTTCGCGAAGCTCGTGCGGGCCGGTGACCACCAGGCGGCCCTGGCGGTCGCGCTCGACCAGGTGCGCGGCGGCGCCAACGTCCTCGACGTGAACATGGACGAGGCCATGCTCGACTCCGAGCAGGCGATGGAGACCTTCCTGAAGCTCCTCGCCAGCGAGCCCGAAGCGGCGCGCATCCCGGTCATGGTCGACAGCTCGAAGTGGTCGGTGATCGAGGCCGGCCTCCAGTGCCTGCAGGGCAAGTCGATCGTGAACTCGATCAGCCTGAAGGAAGGCGAAGCCGACTTCCTGGCCAAGGCGGCCCTCGTGCGCAGCTACGGTGCCGCCGCCGTGGTGATGGCTTTCGACGAGCAGGGCCAGGCCGACACCGCCGAGCGCAAGGTGGCGATCTGCCAGCGCGCCTATCGCCTGCTCACCGAGCAGGCCGGCTTCGAGCCCACCGACATCCTCTTCGACCCGAACATCTTCGCGGTGGCGACCGGGATCGAGGAGCACAACCAGTACGCGCTCGCCTTCCTCGAGGCGACCCGCCGGATCCGGGCGACCTGCCCGGGGGCCCTCGTCTCCGGTGGCGTCTCGAACCTCTCGTTCTCGTTCCGCGGCAACGACGTGGTTCGCGAGGCCATGCACTCGGCCTTCCTCTTCCACGCGATCCGCGCCGGCATGGACATGGGGATCGTCAACGCGGGCCAGCTCGTGGTCTACGAGGACATCCCGAAGGAGCTGCTCGAGCACGTCGAGGACGTCCTCTTCGACCGCCGCCCCGACGCCACCGAGCGGCTCGTCGAGCTCGCCGCGCGCGTGAAGGGCAAGGGCAAGCAGCGGGAGCTGGACCTGTCCTGGCGCGAGCGGCCCGTGGAAGAGCGCCTCGTCCACGCGCTCGTGCACGGCGTGACCGACTGGATCGAGGCGGACGCCGAGGAGGCACGCCAGAAGCTCGGTCGCCCGCTGCACGTGATCGAAGGCCCGCTGATGGACGGCATGGGCGTGGTGGGCGACCTCTTCGGTGCGGGCAAGATGTTCCTGCCCCAGGTCGTGAAGAGCGCGCGCGCCATGAAGCGCGCGGTCGCCTATCTCACGCCGTTCATGGAGGCGGAGCAGACGGAGCTGCGCTCGGCCGGGAAGATCGTGATGGCGACCGTGAAGGGCGACGTCCACGACATCGGCAAGAACATCGTCGGCGTCGTGCTCGGCTGCAACGGCTACGAGATCGTGGATCTCGGGGTGATGGTGCCGGCCGACCGGATCCTCGACGCCGCCGCCGCCGAAGGCGCCGACGCGATCGGGCTCTCCGGCCTGATCACGCCGTCACTCGACGAGATGGTGCGGGTCGGCCAGGAGATGGACCGGCGCGGGCTCGCGCTGCCGCTCCTGATCGGGGGCGCCACCACGAGCAAGCAGCACACCGCGGTCAAGATCGCGCCGGCCTACTCGGGCCCGACGGTCCACGTGCTCGACGCCTCGCGGGCGGTCGGGGTGGTGGCGAGCCTGCTCGACCCGCAGGGCCGGGACGCCTTCCTGGCGCAGACGCGCAGCGAGCAGGAGCGGCTGCGCCGGGTGCACGGCGCCGGCGCGGCGCGTCCGCTCGTCCCCTGGGCGGAGGCGCGCCGGCGCGGAGCGGCGCTCGCCTTCGGGCCCGAGCAGGTCGCGCTCCCCGAGCGCTTCGGGACGCGCCTCGTCGGCGACCCGGACCTGCGCGAGATCGCGAGCTGGATCGACTGGACCTTCTTCTTCCACGCCTGGGAGCTGCCCGGCAAGTACCCGCAGATCCTCGATCACCCCGAGAAGGGACCCGCGGCCCGCGAGCTCTTCGCGAACGGGCGCGCGCTGCTCGACCGGATCGTCGCGGAGAAGCTCCTGACGGCCCGCGGCGTCTTCGGGTTCTGGCCGGCGAACCGCGACGGGGAGGACGTGGTGCTCTGGACCGATGCCTCCCGCCGCCACGAGCGGGCGCGCTTCCCGATGCTCCGCCAGCAGCGCCAGCCCGCGGGCTCCGACACGAAGCCCCTGCTCTCGCTCGCCGACTTCGTGGCGCCTGTCGAGAGCGGCGTCGTCGACTGCGTGGGCGCCTTCGCGGTGACGGCCGGGATCGGCGCCGACGAGCTGGCGCAGCGCTTCGAGCGCGAGCACGACGACTACCAGGCGATCCTGGTGAAGGCGCTGGCCGACCGCCTCGCCGAGTCCTTCGCCGAGTGGCTGCACGCGCGGGCGCGCCGCGAGTGGGGCTACGGCCGCGACGAGGCCCTGCCGCTCACGGACCTGATCGCCGAGCGCTACCGGGGGATCCGCCCTGCCATGGGCTACCCCGCGTGCCCGGACCACACCGAGAAGTTCCGCCTCTTCGAGCTGCTCGACGCGCCGGCGCTCGGCATCACGCTCTCCGAGACCGGCGCCATGCTGCCGGGCGCGAGCGTCTCGGGCCTCTACTTCGCGCACCCCGACGCGCACTACTTCACGGTCGGCCGGATCGGGCGCGACCAGGTCGAGGACTACGCGGCGCGCAAGGGGATGACGGTCGCCGAGGTCGAGCGCTGGCTCGCGCCGAACCTCGGCTACGAGCCCGCGTGA
- a CDS encoding SDR family NAD(P)-dependent oxidoreductase, which translates to MTAPLVFVTGGSSGIGRALIETLPWPAARVLNLSRRAGPAGAVPAEHVAVDLATASGWDHAAACFARELGRFGGELAVLVQAAGTLTPIAFAGEAAAGPYRMNVLLNSAAPQILGDAFLRALAASRARGWMLCIGSGAARSPYEGWSGYCAGKAATDHWVRTAGAEQARRGNRCRILCVAPGVVETPMQAEIRATAARDFPQVGRFRALHREGQLRDPLAVARELWALRERELANGAVIDLRDD; encoded by the coding sequence GTGACGGCGCCGCTGGTCTTCGTGACGGGCGGCTCGAGCGGGATCGGCCGGGCGTTGATCGAGACGCTGCCCTGGCCCGCTGCGCGGGTCCTGAACCTGAGCCGGCGCGCGGGGCCCGCCGGGGCGGTGCCCGCCGAGCACGTCGCCGTGGACCTCGCGACCGCGAGCGGCTGGGATCACGCGGCGGCCTGTTTCGCGCGCGAGCTCGGGCGCTTCGGGGGGGAGCTCGCGGTCCTGGTCCAGGCGGCGGGGACGCTGACGCCGATCGCCTTCGCGGGCGAGGCGGCGGCCGGGCCGTATCGCATGAACGTGCTCCTCAACTCCGCGGCGCCCCAGATCCTCGGCGACGCCTTCCTGCGCGCGCTCGCCGCGAGCCGTGCCCGCGGCTGGATGCTCTGCATCGGCTCGGGCGCCGCGCGCAGCCCCTACGAGGGCTGGTCCGGCTACTGCGCGGGCAAGGCGGCCACCGACCACTGGGTACGCACCGCCGGCGCCGAACAGGCGCGGCGCGGCAATCGCTGCCGGATCCTGTGCGTGGCGCCGGGCGTCGTCGAGACGCCGATGCAGGCCGAGATCCGCGCGACGGCCGCGCGCGACTTCCCGCAGGTCGGGCGCTTCCGCGCGCTGCACCGGGAAGGCCAGCTCCGCGACCCGCTCGCCGTCGCGCGCGAGCTCTGGGCGCTGCGCGAGCGCGAGCTCGCGAACGGCGCCGTGATCGATCTGCGCGACGACTGA